One Desulfurellaceae bacterium genomic window carries:
- a CDS encoding cobalamin-binding protein, translated as MDCVDELQRPLSLPACPQRIVSLVPSITETLFALGAGASVVGVTRFCTHPPEQMAGLTKVGGTKDPDLEAILRLRPDVVILNEEENRREDFAWLEEHGLCVYVTAPRTVRDGIEMIERLGRLTGRSEDGRALARALRQQADQLAGDLERQPRVRVFCPIWRKPWMSFNAQTYSDDMLWTCGGENIFRTRAERYCTVGLDEVVAADPQVVVLPSEPYPFAAKHLVHLKPLAHTVAGKMGHLYCVDGMALCWYGPRIADGLAQFGRLFGYVRHTLDD; from the coding sequence ATGGACTGTGTTGATGAACTCCAGCGTCCGCTCTCCCTGCCCGCCTGTCCACAGCGGATTGTGTCGCTGGTGCCGAGCATCACCGAGACCCTGTTCGCCCTCGGTGCGGGAGCGTCTGTTGTCGGGGTGACCCGATTCTGTACCCATCCGCCCGAACAGATGGCCGGTCTCACCAAGGTCGGCGGCACCAAGGATCCAGACCTCGAAGCCATTCTGCGTCTGCGGCCCGATGTGGTCATCCTGAATGAAGAGGAAAACCGGCGCGAAGATTTCGCCTGGTTGGAGGAGCACGGCCTGTGCGTGTACGTGACCGCTCCCCGTACGGTCAGGGATGGAATCGAGATGATCGAACGCTTGGGCCGGCTGACCGGCCGTTCGGAAGACGGCCGGGCACTGGCCCGCGCCCTGCGCCAGCAGGCCGACCAGCTGGCCGGCGACCTCGAGCGCCAGCCCCGCGTCCGCGTCTTCTGCCCGATCTGGCGCAAGCCCTGGATGTCGTTTAACGCCCAGACCTATAGCGATGATATGCTGTGGACGTGCGGTGGGGAGAATATCTTCCGCACCAGGGCCGAGCGCTACTGCACCGTCGGCCTGGACGAGGTGGTGGCGGCCGACCCGCAGGTCGTGGTGCTGCCGAGCGAACCCTACCCGTTCGCCGCCAAACACCTGGTCCACCTGAAACCGCTGGCTCACACCGTCGCCGGCAAAATGGGCCACCTGTACTGTGTCGATGGTATGGCGCTGTGCTGGTACGGACCACGGATTGCG